Proteins from a single region of Desulfobacter postgatei 2ac9:
- a CDS encoding PTS sugar transporter subunit IIA has protein sequence MTGILIVTHANLGAALIDTLEFILGTKQEKLGTIAIDIKEDPEILRNKIKQGIKDVYCENGVIILTDMFGGTPSNLAYAFLEEGKVEVISGVNLPILLKAVTTRKKMDIKALTAALIEHGKKSISLASDILKGTSRSLS, from the coding sequence ATGACAGGAATTCTAATTGTCACCCATGCGAATCTGGGTGCAGCATTAATTGATACCTTGGAGTTCATTTTAGGGACCAAGCAGGAAAAACTCGGGACCATAGCCATAGACATCAAAGAGGATCCGGAAATCTTACGCAACAAAATCAAACAGGGCATTAAAGATGTCTATTGCGAAAATGGCGTTATTATTTTAACCGACATGTTCGGAGGTACACCTTCAAACCTGGCCTACGCCTTTCTTGAAGAAGGAAAGGTGGAGGTGATTTCAGGCGTCAACCTGCCCATTCTTCTCAAAGCCGTAACAACCCGGAAGAAGATGGATATTAAAGCATTGACCGCAGCCCTGATTGAACACGGGAAAAAAAGCATTTCCCTTGCCAGCGACATCCTCAAAGGGACCAGCCGGTCCTTATCCTAA